Proteins from a genomic interval of Mustela lutreola isolate mMusLut2 chromosome 4, mMusLut2.pri, whole genome shotgun sequence:
- the SLC16A9 gene encoding monocarboxylate transporter 9 isoform X4 — MVAGGLMLSSFAPNIYFLFFSYGIVVGLGCGLLYTATVTITCQYFDSHRGLALGLISTGSSVGLFIYAALQRLLIEFYGLDGCLLIVGALALNILACGSLMRPLQSSDCPLPEKTALESVPDQYSIYSEKEKDLEENTNIPGRSYGAEETCKSALASGGQKQESLLHKNPTTGAHTKEAETYKKKVAEQTYFCKQLAKRKWQLYKNYCGETVALFKNKVFSALFIAIFLFDIGGFPPSLLMEDVARSSNVKEEELIMPLISIIGIMTAVGKLLLGILADFKWINTLYLYVATLISMGLALCAIPFAKSYVTLAILSGILGFLTGNWSIFPYVTTKTVGIEKLAHAYGILMFFAGLGNSLGPPIVGWFYDWTQTYDTAFYFSGFCVLLGGCVLLLAALPSWDTCNKLLPKPAPTTFLYKVTSNV; from the exons GACTCGGATGTGGATTATTATACACAGCAACAGTGACCATTACATGCCAGTATTTTGACAGCCATCGAGGCCTTGCCCTTGGCCTGATTTCAACAG GTTCAAGTGTCGGACTTTTTATATATGCTGCTCTGCAGAGGTTGCTGATTGAGTTCTATGGGCTGGATGGATGCCTGCTGATTGTGGGTGCCCTAGCTTTAAATATATTAGCCTGTGGCAGCCTGATGAGACCCCTCCAGTCCTCTGATTGTCCTTTGCCTGAAAAAACAGCTCTGGAAAGTGTACCAGATCAATACTCCATTTACAGCGAGAAAGAAAAGGacctggaagaaaacacaaacattCCTGGAAGGAGCTACGGTGCTGAGGAAACTTGCAAGAGTGCCTTAGCCAGTGGTGgccagaagcaggagagcctaCTTCATAAGAACCCAACAACAGGGGCGCATACAAAAGAGGCCGAGACGTACAAAAAGAAAGTTGCAGAACAGACATACTTTTGCAAACAGCTTGCCAAGAGGAAGTGGCAATTATATAAAAACTACTGTGGAGAAACTgtggctctttttaaaaacaaagtgtttTCAGCGCTCTTCATTGCAATCTTTCTTTTTGACATCGGAGGATTCCCACCTTCATTGCTTATGGAAGATGTGGCAAGAAGTTCAAATGTGAAAGAAGAAGAGCTTATTATGCCTCTTATTTCCATTATTGGCATTATGACAGCAGTGGGTAAACTCCTCTTGGGGATACTGGCTGACTTCAAGTGGATTAATACCTTATATCTTTACGTAGCTACCTTAATAAGCATGGGCCTGGCCTTGTGTGCAATTCCATTTGCCAAAAGTTATGTCACATTGGCAATACTTTCTGGGATTCTAGGGTTTCTGACTGGTAATTGGTCCATCTTCCCATATGTGACCACAAAGACTGTGGGAATTGAAAAATTAGCCCATGCCTATGGGATATTAATGTTCTTTGCTGGACTTGGAAATAGCCTTGGACCACCAATTGTTG GTTGGTTTTATGACTGGACCCAGACCTATGACACTGCGTTTTATTTCAGTGGCTTCTGCGTCCTGCTGGGAGGCTGCGTCCTGCTGCTGGCCGCCCTGCCCTCCTGGGACACGTGCAACAAGCTGCTGCCCAAGCCGGCTCCAACAACCTTTCTGTACAAAGTTACCTCTAATGTTTAG